From one Brevibacterium sp. 'Marine' genomic stretch:
- a CDS encoding VOC family protein gives MITGLMANIVVTGEKAATEWYSRLFERQPDDKPMAGLAQWLFDERFGIQIWEDPQRAGRSNVVLDVDDLDKMAERLRAVGIDHDEPSPGGGQRILPVSDPDGNLVVFFGE, from the coding sequence ATGATCACAGGGCTCATGGCCAATATCGTTGTCACCGGCGAGAAGGCGGCGACCGAATGGTATTCCCGACTCTTCGAAAGACAGCCGGATGACAAGCCGATGGCGGGGCTGGCCCAATGGCTCTTCGACGAGAGGTTCGGAATCCAGATCTGGGAGGACCCGCAGCGAGCCGGACGCTCCAACGTGGTTCTCGACGTGGACGACCTCGACAAGATGGCCGAGCGTCTGCGAGCGGTCGGAATCGACCACGACGAGCCGAGCCCCGGAGGCGGACAGCGCATCCTTCCGGTCAGCGACCCGGACGGCAATCTGGTGGTGTTCTTCGGTGAGTGA
- a CDS encoding RNA-binding protein — protein sequence MSDTEPDLRNGDVCVVEGGTHKGKSGTVADLKTSATGAVTITVIQASGERFKTLAKNIRRV from the coding sequence ATGAGTGATACCGAACCGGATCTGAGAAATGGTGATGTTTGTGTGGTCGAGGGCGGCACCCATAAGGGGAAATCGGGGACGGTCGCTGATCTGAAGACTAGCGCGACCGGTGCAGTGACGATCACAGTCATTCAAGCATCAGGTGAGAGGTTCAAGACTCTGGCGAAGAACATTCGGAGGGTCTGA
- a CDS encoding SDR family oxidoreductase, which translates to MSESARVVILGGHGKIALLAAPKLKAAGFTVDSVIRNPEQSADIEAAEANPVVLDIETADTQALADLFAGAQAVVFSAGAGGGNPDRTRAVDLEAAKRSVDAAGQAGVKRFVMVSYASASVDRDRVDPESSFYPYVEAKSGADDHLRGSDLDFTILGPGGLTLEPSSGKVLIADAAGDLEGERPADEVRVTSRELVADVITHVIAESAAVRETVNFYDGQTPIAEAIS; encoded by the coding sequence ATGTCTGAGTCAGCTCGTGTCGTTATTCTCGGCGGCCATGGAAAGATCGCCCTCCTGGCTGCGCCCAAGCTCAAGGCTGCAGGCTTCACCGTCGACTCGGTGATCCGAAATCCCGAGCAGTCGGCCGATATCGAGGCCGCTGAGGCCAACCCAGTCGTCCTCGACATCGAAACCGCCGACACCCAGGCGCTCGCCGATCTGTTCGCCGGCGCCCAGGCCGTCGTGTTCTCCGCCGGAGCCGGAGGCGGCAACCCGGACCGGACCAGGGCCGTCGACCTCGAGGCCGCCAAGCGCTCGGTCGACGCGGCAGGACAGGCGGGAGTCAAGCGCTTCGTCATGGTCTCCTACGCCAGCGCGAGCGTCGACCGTGATCGCGTCGACCCGGAGAGCTCCTTCTACCCCTACGTCGAGGCCAAGAGCGGTGCCGATGACCACCTGCGCGGCAGCGATCTCGACTTCACGATTCTCGGCCCGGGCGGTCTGACCCTCGAACCCTCCAGCGGGAAGGTCCTCATCGCCGATGCCGCCGGTGACCTTGAAGGGGAGCGCCCTGCAGACGAGGTGCGTGTGACCTCCCGCGAACTCGTCGCCGACGTCATCACGCACGTCATCGCCGAATCGGCGGCCGTGCGTGAGACCGTGAATTTCTACGACGGACAGACCCCCATCGCCGAAGCCATCAGCTGA
- a CDS encoding DoxX family protein, which produces MDIVLWVVAAAMAVAFGIGGASQVVLSKEKYRSLARSQHWVDDFSSGHIKAIGTIKLLGVIGLIVPPLVGILPILSPIAACGLMLVMTGAATTRFRRSEWGLMAGDTTYLLVFAFLAWGRFALAPFGG; this is translated from the coding sequence ATGGATATCGTACTATGGGTCGTCGCCGCCGCAATGGCAGTGGCTTTCGGCATCGGCGGAGCTTCGCAGGTCGTCCTGTCCAAGGAGAAGTATCGGTCGCTGGCTCGCAGCCAGCACTGGGTGGACGATTTCAGTTCGGGTCATATCAAGGCCATCGGAACAATCAAACTCCTCGGGGTGATCGGACTGATCGTGCCGCCGCTGGTGGGGATCCTTCCGATTCTCTCGCCGATCGCGGCGTGTGGACTCATGCTGGTCATGACAGGGGCGGCGACGACCCGATTTCGTCGCAGCGAATGGGGTCTGATGGCAGGGGACACCACCTACCTGTTGGTGTTTGCGTTCCTCGCATGGGGCCGGTTTGCGTTGGCCCCGTTCGGGGGCTGA
- the arfB gene encoding alternative ribosome rescue aminoacyl-tRNA hydrolase ArfB yields MDGDLRVPAGPGIPAGLVVPASELSEQFSRSSGPGGQHVNTSDSRVQLSLDLAAASFLAEVQRDRVLSRLAPRLSGTVVTVTSERQRSQLKNRQDARLRLAQLLREALAPPVQRRATKPSRNSRRRRVKSEQRRSEIKRNRRRPRLD; encoded by the coding sequence ATGGACGGTGATCTGCGTGTTCCCGCCGGTCCGGGGATTCCTGCCGGACTGGTCGTCCCCGCATCCGAACTGTCCGAACAGTTCTCTCGGTCGTCCGGTCCAGGCGGCCAACACGTCAACACCTCTGATTCCCGAGTGCAGCTGAGCCTCGACCTGGCTGCGGCGAGCTTCCTCGCTGAGGTTCAACGTGATCGGGTGCTCTCTCGTTTGGCGCCACGCCTGTCAGGCACCGTGGTCACCGTGACTTCGGAGAGGCAGCGGTCGCAGCTGAAGAATCGTCAGGATGCGCGCTTGCGTCTGGCGCAGCTGCTGCGTGAAGCGTTGGCTCCGCCGGTGCAGCGGCGCGCAACGAAGCCGTCCCGCAATTCCCGCCGCCGGCGAGTGAAGTCCGAACAGCGGCGGTCGGAGATCAAACGCAACCGCCGCAGGCCCCGTCTCGACTGA
- a CDS encoding GNAT family N-acetyltransferase, translated as MTMLTPTAMDLPDIIDTVTSWQREGLPLQVHPGDLGWYQRFGAEALASALRVWWVGDEPAAVGFLDESELIRMAISPDHADDRALAEAVLADFTGGLSELLPAGKGIVEARFGSALQNTLIEAGWGSDEPWTTLRRDLSEPIPPVTLRIEIVDPDRADNRIADRIAVESSAFPGSSLTADRWRSMAGGHAYKQAKCLVGYNADGAPAGATTVWSAGPGRPGVIEPLGVHSDHRGHGFAVEMTLAAAMALRGTGASSITVATPSSNTAAVATYRSAGMSILGEVRDFCRP; from the coding sequence ATGACCATGTTGACTCCGACCGCAATGGACCTGCCGGACATCATCGATACGGTCACGTCCTGGCAGCGAGAAGGTCTGCCTCTCCAGGTTCATCCCGGCGACCTCGGCTGGTATCAGCGTTTCGGAGCCGAAGCGCTCGCCTCGGCCCTGCGTGTGTGGTGGGTCGGTGACGAACCCGCGGCTGTCGGATTCCTCGACGAGTCCGAACTCATCCGAATGGCCATCTCACCCGATCACGCCGATGACCGAGCGCTCGCTGAGGCGGTCTTGGCCGACTTCACCGGAGGTCTCTCCGAACTGCTTCCTGCAGGGAAGGGTATCGTCGAAGCTCGATTCGGTTCCGCCCTGCAAAATACCCTCATCGAGGCGGGATGGGGATCCGATGAACCGTGGACCACTCTTCGCCGAGACCTGAGCGAACCGATCCCACCCGTTACCCTGCGGATCGAAATTGTCGACCCCGACAGAGCAGATAACCGTATCGCCGACCGTATCGCGGTCGAATCCTCGGCTTTTCCCGGGTCCTCATTGACCGCGGATCGTTGGCGGTCCATGGCCGGCGGTCACGCTTACAAGCAGGCCAAATGCCTTGTCGGCTATAACGCCGACGGCGCTCCAGCCGGTGCCACAACCGTCTGGTCGGCGGGCCCCGGGCGCCCCGGCGTCATCGAACCACTCGGCGTCCACAGCGACCACCGGGGTCACGGATTCGCGGTTGAGATGACACTGGCCGCGGCCATGGCGCTGCGCGGGACGGGAGCCTCGAGCATCACCGTGGCCACTCCTTCGTCGAACACCGCCGCCGTCGCCACCTACCGGTCTGCCGGGATGAGCATCCTCGGCGAAGTCAGAGACTTCTGCCGGCCCTGA
- a CDS encoding dihydrofolate reductase family protein yields the protein MTRPRIICHMHMSLDGKIVGDYLPTDVGMASQREFYALAYGPERHYRGHRGWLSGRITTEDNFTHYREPALNEAAATVPDGDYIAVPDSTMNYFSIDPSGQLGWEKNSIDYFDTNAHVVEILSGRASNAYKDLLRRLGISYLIAGDDSLDLELAVEKIAENFGGEELMLGGGGGVNWSFIRAGLCDEVSIVLTPAADGAKGAQTLFEADDRYSAAVPTEFDLQDAQKLDDGSLWLRYTVKGPIS from the coding sequence ATGACTCGTCCACGCATCATCTGCCACATGCACATGTCACTCGACGGAAAGATCGTCGGCGACTACCTGCCGACCGACGTCGGCATGGCTTCCCAGCGGGAGTTCTATGCTCTGGCCTACGGCCCCGAGCGTCACTACCGCGGGCATAGAGGATGGCTCAGCGGCCGAATCACCACCGAGGACAACTTCACCCATTACCGCGAGCCCGCTCTGAACGAAGCGGCCGCGACCGTCCCCGACGGCGATTACATCGCAGTTCCGGATTCGACTATGAACTACTTCTCCATCGACCCGTCCGGCCAGCTGGGCTGGGAGAAGAACTCGATCGACTACTTCGATACCAATGCCCATGTCGTCGAAATCCTCTCCGGGAGGGCCAGCAACGCATACAAGGATCTGCTGCGCCGACTGGGGATCTCCTATCTCATCGCCGGAGACGACTCGCTCGACCTGGAGCTGGCCGTCGAGAAGATTGCGGAGAATTTCGGAGGTGAAGAGTTGATGCTCGGCGGCGGGGGCGGCGTGAACTGGTCCTTCATTCGCGCCGGACTCTGCGACGAAGTCAGCATCGTGCTCACCCCCGCCGCCGACGGTGCCAAGGGAGCCCAGACGCTGTTCGAAGCCGATGACCGCTACAGCGCCGCAGTGCCGACCGAGTTCGACCTGCAGGATGCACAGAAGCTCGACGATGGCAGCCTTTGGCTGCGCTACACCGTCAAGGGACCGATCAGTTGA
- a CDS encoding dihydrofolate reductase family protein — protein MAKACVNNLFVSLDGFAAGEFVTFDQPIGEAEALFSFFDGRGIEGVDKVDAPVTADRALFAMWGQGIGAEIMGRKKFGPQTGPWPDDGWRGWWGEEPPFKTPCFVLTHHPREPMEFDNGTSFHFVDAAPDEVLAEATEAAGGLNVRIGGGPSTVRQFLTAGLIDFMHIVVVPITLGRGVSLWEGLEGLEKDFTIESLTTDSGLTHQLWNRRG, from the coding sequence ATGGCCAAAGCGTGTGTCAACAATCTCTTCGTCTCCCTCGACGGCTTCGCTGCCGGCGAGTTCGTCACCTTCGATCAGCCGATCGGCGAAGCCGAAGCACTGTTCTCCTTCTTCGACGGCCGCGGCATCGAGGGTGTGGACAAGGTCGACGCCCCGGTGACCGCAGATCGCGCTCTGTTCGCGATGTGGGGGCAGGGCATCGGAGCCGAGATCATGGGCAGGAAGAAGTTCGGTCCGCAGACGGGACCATGGCCCGACGACGGCTGGCGGGGCTGGTGGGGTGAGGAACCGCCGTTCAAGACCCCGTGCTTCGTCCTCACCCATCATCCGCGGGAGCCCATGGAGTTCGACAACGGGACGAGCTTCCATTTCGTCGATGCGGCCCCGGACGAAGTCCTCGCCGAGGCGACCGAAGCAGCCGGAGGACTCAATGTCCGCATCGGAGGCGGACCCTCGACCGTCAGGCAGTTCCTCACAGCCGGTCTCATCGACTTCATGCACATCGTCGTCGTACCCATCACTCTGGGCCGGGGCGTCTCGCTCTGGGAGGGCCTCGAGGGACTTGAGAAGGATTTCACGATCGAGAGCCTCACCACGGACAGTGGTCTGACCCATCAGCTGTGGAATCGCCGAGGCTGA
- a CDS encoding 1-acyl-sn-glycerol-3-phosphate acyltransferase: MIRRLLARAFWTFSRWNLVTEPAPNRPTILVGAPHTSNWDFVVMLAIAWRMRVDVHWLGKHSLFTGWRGPIMRGLGGIPVDRSDPSKIVDEVVGRMRDGEVFALVITPDGTRGGHTHWKSGFHRIAMSTGMPVTLGYLDTATGTTGLGPTVEMTGDIAADMNRIREFYADKRGIRPHLQITPRLREEDSAGDDREGEVEPS; this comes from the coding sequence ATGATCCGACGCCTCCTCGCCCGCGCCTTCTGGACCTTCAGCAGGTGGAACCTCGTCACCGAGCCCGCTCCGAACCGTCCGACCATCCTCGTCGGAGCTCCGCACACCTCGAACTGGGACTTCGTCGTGATGCTCGCAATCGCGTGGCGCATGCGCGTCGACGTCCATTGGCTGGGCAAGCATTCCCTGTTCACCGGATGGCGTGGACCGATCATGCGCGGGCTCGGCGGGATTCCCGTTGACCGCTCGGATCCGAGCAAGATCGTCGACGAGGTGGTTGGCCGCATGCGTGACGGTGAGGTCTTCGCGCTCGTCATCACCCCGGACGGCACCCGCGGCGGACACACGCACTGGAAATCCGGGTTCCATCGCATCGCGATGTCCACGGGCATGCCGGTGACGTTGGGCTACCTGGATACCGCGACCGGGACCACGGGGCTGGGCCCGACCGTGGAGATGACCGGCGACATCGCCGCAGACATGAATCGGATCCGCGAATTCTACGCCGACAAGCGTGGAATCCGCCCGCACCTGCAGATCACGCCGAGACTGCGCGAGGAAGACTCCGCCGGTGACGATCGCGAAGGCGAAGTGGAGCCGAGCTGA
- a CDS encoding helix-turn-helix domain-containing protein yields the protein MSAQPRSGCAINAAVEVLGDNWSLIVLRDIIFGDRRHFRELLTRNDEGIASNMLSSRLKKLVDEGLLTRAEATRGQRAEYSLTEAGIQTLPVMVALGTWGMTHRETSPELTIRSRLMAEDPQLVDGLMDELREIHLGVPRPDPEAPRSSERLRAAYEAEISGS from the coding sequence ATGTCTGCACAGCCGCGCTCGGGATGTGCCATCAATGCCGCGGTCGAGGTGCTCGGGGACAACTGGTCGCTCATCGTCCTGCGCGACATCATCTTCGGCGATCGCCGCCACTTTCGTGAGCTGCTCACCCGCAATGACGAGGGCATCGCGTCGAACATGCTCTCCAGCCGGCTGAAGAAGCTCGTCGATGAAGGGCTGCTGACAAGGGCGGAAGCCACGCGCGGGCAGCGAGCCGAATACTCCCTCACCGAGGCGGGTATCCAGACCCTGCCGGTCATGGTGGCCCTCGGTACCTGGGGGATGACGCACCGGGAGACCTCCCCGGAGTTGACGATCCGGTCCCGCCTCATGGCCGAAGATCCACAGCTCGTGGATGGCCTCATGGATGAACTCCGGGAGATCCACCTCGGCGTGCCGCGTCCCGACCCGGAAGCTCCGCGTTCCTCAGAGCGGCTGCGGGCCGCCTACGAGGCGGAGATCTCCGGAAGTTGA
- a CDS encoding DinB family protein — MNSIDILTDLSQRPLHAAQALPDLSPEQLNDHLGGHPNSVAWLLWHSGREIDVQLFDLTGQQEQWEDFRDRFALGEAGDGFGLGHTPEQASEIRVADQQLLVDYLAATLNAFTTYLGTLTEDDLDEIIDENWTPVVTRGVRMVSIIDDAIQHVAQAAFIAGALTR, encoded by the coding sequence ATGAACAGCATCGACATTCTCACCGACCTGTCCCAGCGTCCCCTCCATGCGGCACAGGCGCTGCCCGACCTCTCCCCTGAACAACTCAACGACCACCTCGGCGGGCATCCGAATTCCGTCGCCTGGCTGCTGTGGCACAGCGGCCGCGAAATCGATGTGCAACTCTTCGACCTCACGGGTCAGCAGGAACAGTGGGAGGACTTCCGGGACAGATTCGCCCTCGGCGAGGCCGGCGATGGCTTCGGCCTCGGACATACTCCGGAGCAGGCATCGGAGATCCGTGTCGCCGATCAGCAGCTGCTCGTCGACTATCTCGCAGCCACACTGAATGCGTTCACCACCTACTTGGGGACACTGACCGAGGACGATCTCGACGAGATCATCGACGAGAACTGGACACCGGTAGTCACCCGCGGCGTCCGCATGGTCTCGATCATCGACGATGCGATCCAACATGTCGCACAGGCGGCTTTCATTGCCGGTGCACTCACACGCTGA
- a CDS encoding GNAT family N-acetyltransferase, with product MNWPQATPTVTDRLQLEPLEVHHASEMVETLSSPDLYTHTGGTSPSLSELERLYALQSAGASPTGDAGWLNWIVRETAEFTAVGYVQATVTRAEAGYQADIAWVIGVDSQGQGFATEAARAMVEWLADRHVTALSAAIRPDNAASARIADRLGLHRTDEIDDGEGIWRADAWTDE from the coding sequence GTGAATTGGCCACAGGCGACACCCACCGTCACCGACAGGTTGCAGCTTGAGCCGCTCGAAGTCCACCACGCGTCGGAGATGGTGGAGACACTGTCCTCACCCGACCTATACACCCATACCGGTGGGACGAGCCCGAGCCTGTCCGAACTTGAACGACTCTATGCACTCCAATCCGCAGGTGCCTCACCGACCGGTGACGCCGGCTGGCTGAATTGGATCGTTCGCGAAACGGCTGAGTTCACTGCGGTCGGATATGTCCAGGCCACAGTGACGAGAGCCGAAGCCGGTTATCAAGCCGATATCGCGTGGGTTATCGGCGTCGACAGCCAAGGGCAGGGATTCGCCACCGAGGCGGCCCGAGCCATGGTCGAATGGCTGGCGGATCGCCACGTGACCGCGCTGAGTGCGGCCATCCGTCCTGACAACGCCGCCTCCGCCAGAATCGCTGATCGTCTCGGACTTCACCGGACCGACGAGATCGACGACGGTGAAGGTATCTGGCGCGCAGATGCGTGGACAGACGAATGA
- a CDS encoding phage tail protein, protein MPFEAVSFTDVSTAGLESSPVAEALAGLRANEARYFSNKYKHTFTVAPVAEAQEALDWVEEILSSEREIVPTSPALEVSINDVDGIYWVHVFYESGLAVNVLWTRADDGKRAVGFKLSEGMDVPPELSAFKFARQKSKLAGEIRGSFFKIKGDHPLP, encoded by the coding sequence ATGCCGTTCGAAGCCGTTTCATTCACCGATGTCTCCACCGCGGGGCTCGAGTCCTCCCCCGTCGCCGAGGCGCTGGCGGGCCTGCGTGCCAACGAGGCACGGTATTTCTCGAACAAGTACAAGCACACGTTCACCGTGGCCCCGGTCGCCGAGGCACAGGAAGCATTGGACTGGGTGGAGGAGATCCTTTCCTCCGAACGTGAGATCGTACCGACCTCGCCGGCTCTCGAAGTCAGCATCAATGATGTCGACGGCATCTATTGGGTGCACGTCTTCTACGAATCCGGACTGGCGGTCAATGTCCTGTGGACACGAGCAGACGATGGCAAGCGGGCCGTCGGCTTCAAACTTTCGGAGGGAATGGACGTGCCTCCCGAGCTGTCGGCATTCAAGTTCGCCCGTCAGAAGTCGAAACTCGCCGGTGAGATCCGCGGCTCCTTCTTCAAGATCAAGGGAGATCATCCCCTGCCGTAG
- a CDS encoding sigma-70 family RNA polymerase sigma factor, giving the protein MAQSSSTSEFEAHRPRLTALATRVLGSHSDAEDAVQETWLRWERNGPESIDNLGGWLTRVVGRICLDALRRRTTRGESSLDAWVEEAIVDEDDPTPEQNATLSDSLGPAMLIVLDSLRPEERVAFVLHDMFSVPFAEIAAVIGSSEAAAKMAASRARRKVKDTPSPSGELSQRRAVVDAFLTAARNGDFDALLHILDPGLSWHRSNARGHMVRMGANEVLAAIRRGDPDRIEVRKVNVNGEPGLLVSTASGHRLGLMACTVADGRMVGIVSITSRRLLEELRLPGQQPSP; this is encoded by the coding sequence ATCGCGCAGTCATCGTCGACTTCGGAGTTCGAAGCTCATCGCCCTCGCCTCACTGCGTTGGCCACGAGAGTGCTCGGCTCGCATTCGGACGCCGAGGATGCCGTTCAGGAGACATGGCTCCGCTGGGAGAGGAACGGGCCGGAGTCCATCGACAATCTCGGCGGGTGGCTGACCCGGGTCGTCGGACGCATCTGCCTCGATGCGCTCCGCCGACGCACCACGCGGGGAGAATCGTCGCTTGATGCCTGGGTCGAAGAAGCCATCGTCGACGAGGATGACCCGACGCCAGAGCAGAACGCAACGTTGTCGGATTCGCTCGGCCCGGCCATGCTCATCGTGCTCGACTCACTGCGCCCGGAGGAGCGAGTCGCCTTCGTCCTCCATGACATGTTCTCGGTGCCCTTTGCTGAGATCGCGGCCGTCATCGGATCCTCGGAAGCGGCGGCGAAGATGGCCGCCAGTCGGGCCCGGCGCAAGGTCAAGGACACGCCGAGTCCCTCAGGTGAGCTTTCACAACGTCGTGCTGTCGTCGACGCATTCCTCACCGCCGCACGGAACGGTGACTTCGACGCTCTGCTCCACATTCTCGACCCGGGACTGTCGTGGCACCGCAGCAACGCCCGGGGCCACATGGTCCGGATGGGTGCGAACGAGGTGCTCGCAGCGATTCGGCGAGGCGATCCGGACAGGATCGAAGTTCGCAAGGTCAACGTCAACGGCGAGCCGGGTCTTCTCGTTTCGACCGCAAGCGGTCACCGATTGGGACTCATGGCATGCACCGTGGCAGACGGCAGAATGGTCGGTATCGTCTCGATCACATCAAGGAGGCTGTTGGAGGAGCTGAGACTGCCGGGGCAGCAGCCCTCACCTTGA
- a CDS encoding SRPBCC domain-containing protein → MSETASDQRLPVTATIRLGADFEHPISVVWSAFADTGQRVQWGVPEGEEMVCDIDEFRPGGAIRARCGSRGALEFVSTGQYCSLEPERHIVTTETLTKDDGILSTAIITWTLTAIPTGTRVGLVDQVVSFVGEGMIDGHRNGHGICLRQLGEFLSS, encoded by the coding sequence GTGAGTGAAACAGCATCCGATCAGCGCCTGCCGGTGACCGCGACGATCCGCCTCGGCGCTGATTTCGAGCACCCGATCTCGGTGGTGTGGAGCGCTTTCGCCGATACCGGGCAGCGCGTGCAGTGGGGAGTCCCCGAAGGTGAGGAGATGGTCTGTGACATCGACGAATTCCGTCCGGGCGGAGCGATCCGTGCCCGCTGTGGATCACGAGGAGCGCTGGAATTCGTTTCCACCGGTCAGTACTGCTCATTGGAACCGGAGCGTCATATCGTGACCACCGAGACTCTCACCAAAGACGATGGGATCCTCTCGACGGCCATCATCACCTGGACCCTGACCGCCATCCCGACAGGTACCCGGGTCGGGCTCGTCGACCAAGTCGTGTCCTTCGTCGGTGAGGGAATGATCGACGGACACCGCAACGGCCACGGCATCTGCCTGCGACAGCTCGGCGAGTTCCTCAGTTCGTGA
- a CDS encoding YtoQ family protein, whose amino-acid sequence MSFTVYLSGEIHTDWRAEIQKGAEAAGLGIEFTAPVTDHPASDAAGDHLGENDSSYWRDHQSAKVNAIRTRTLIEKADMVVVRFGDKYKQWNAAFDAGYCAALGTPYVTLHDADIVHPLKEVDAEAKAWCQTTDQVVETLKYVLRA is encoded by the coding sequence ATGAGTTTCACTGTCTACCTATCTGGTGAGATACACACTGATTGGCGTGCGGAGATCCAAAAGGGCGCCGAGGCGGCCGGCCTCGGCATCGAGTTCACCGCTCCGGTGACGGACCACCCCGCCAGTGATGCTGCTGGTGACCATCTCGGCGAGAATGACAGCTCATACTGGCGCGACCACCAGTCGGCGAAGGTCAATGCCATCCGCACTCGCACCCTGATCGAGAAGGCCGATATGGTCGTCGTGCGTTTCGGGGATAAGTACAAGCAGTGGAATGCCGCCTTCGACGCCGGCTATTGCGCAGCTCTCGGCACACCCTATGTCACCCTTCACGATGCTGACATCGTGCATCCGCTCAAGGAAGTCGATGCCGAAGCCAAGGCGTGGTGCCAGACAACCGATCAGGTGGTCGAAACCCTGAAATATGTCCTCAGAGCCTGA
- a CDS encoding alpha/beta fold hydrolase: MALHEIDFTSSNDRDTIHAWLYTPTAAPSAIVHIIHGLGEHSRRYLHLITTLLDAGFAVVADDHSGHGRTAMQSGIWVDSGDDAARVVVADELTLQRKTREILPNLPYIVFGHSWGSMIARAMASDSTADLAGLALCGIAAQMRGIEKTIDRAELAEASTGDRRAEPASEHLVGQLFDGFIERFGPDAGPTAWVALDEAVVADHGRDPFNNFGAAMSARFLQGFVDLYDEANADSWYATIPSDLPVLILAGDQDPVANYGEGAYHVANRLRETGHEDVRARVFTGVRHEVHNEPSTRAEAEAEIVDFASRISNRTRARSNERGPNL, from the coding sequence TTGGCCCTGCACGAAATCGATTTCACCTCGAGCAACGACCGCGACACGATCCATGCTTGGCTCTACACTCCGACGGCAGCCCCGAGCGCCATCGTGCACATCATCCACGGTCTCGGCGAACATTCTCGGCGCTATCTCCATCTCATCACGACTCTGCTCGACGCAGGGTTCGCAGTCGTCGCCGATGACCATTCCGGTCACGGTCGGACGGCCATGCAGTCGGGAATCTGGGTCGACTCCGGTGACGACGCAGCTCGAGTTGTTGTCGCCGATGAGCTTACTCTGCAGCGCAAGACCCGTGAGATCCTTCCGAACCTGCCCTACATCGTGTTCGGCCACAGTTGGGGATCGATGATTGCACGCGCGATGGCCTCCGATTCGACAGCTGACCTCGCCGGGCTGGCTCTGTGCGGAATCGCCGCGCAGATGCGCGGTATCGAGAAGACCATCGACCGCGCCGAACTCGCCGAGGCATCCACCGGCGACCGGCGCGCCGAGCCCGCATCCGAGCACCTGGTAGGTCAGCTCTTCGACGGGTTCATCGAACGCTTCGGTCCGGACGCGGGCCCCACCGCCTGGGTCGCCCTCGATGAGGCTGTCGTCGCCGACCACGGGCGCGACCCTTTCAATAACTTCGGGGCTGCGATGAGTGCACGATTCCTACAGGGATTCGTCGACCTTTATGACGAAGCCAACGCCGATTCCTGGTATGCGACAATCCCGTCCGATCTGCCTGTGCTCATCCTCGCCGGAGACCAGGACCCGGTCGCGAACTACGGCGAAGGCGCCTATCACGTGGCCAATCGTCTCCGCGAGACCGGACACGAAGATGTGCGAGCACGTGTCTTCACCGGAGTCCGGCACGAAGTCCACAATGAACCGTCCACCCGCGCCGAGGCGGAAGCCGAAATCGTCGATTTCGCCTCCCGCATCAGCAATCGGACGAGGGCCCGTTCAAACGAACGAGGGCCGAATCTGTGA
- a CDS encoding peptidoglycan-binding domain-containing protein — MSGSIVIRSSIGALACAMLSLAGVAAVAPQAQAFDICTTFDTAYRYPIKYGERDDPPELRGVAQAQCYLLDLGYEGIDVTGKFDRSTLSAVKDWQKRHPWIGRTDGEVDSKTWASFQAAASRVI, encoded by the coding sequence ATGTCAGGGTCGATTGTGATTCGCAGCTCGATCGGTGCTCTTGCTTGCGCGATGTTGTCGTTAGCGGGAGTTGCAGCAGTCGCGCCGCAGGCGCAGGCATTCGATATCTGCACTACATTCGATACCGCCTATCGATATCCGATCAAATATGGTGAGCGCGATGATCCGCCGGAGCTTCGGGGTGTTGCTCAGGCACAATGCTATCTGCTGGATCTTGGATATGAGGGCATTGATGTTACTGGGAAGTTTGATAGATCGACCTTGAGTGCAGTCAAGGACTGGCAGAAGCGCCACCCCTGGATCGGTCGCACGGACGGTGAAGTCGATAGCAAGACATGGGCGTCGTTCCAGGCCGCTGCCTCGCGGGTGATCTGA